A portion of the Edaphobacter lichenicola genome contains these proteins:
- a CDS encoding PP2C family protein-serine/threonine phosphatase — protein sequence MENEETAPHQRASQITNIDFAGESTGISSSLRCHPGLVREENQDCVGRFQIPLGEIFLVLDGVGGRSGGARASALGLEEYGRFLAGLPAETDPLDGLQRATTWVKERLEEAKRSGPPAMQEMASTVALVLIHKGVAYTGHIGDSRVYRVRGGQCTQLTRDHSVVERMIAEGLLSEEQAQTHPSSHILTRSLGQPGASLELSSHEVRAGDVMLLCSDGLWAYAQAAAVQQALVKPGASTPFIADALLHLALAGEAGDNISVVVLRAGEAWKEANRVQP from the coding sequence ATGGAAAACGAAGAGACAGCTCCCCACCAACGTGCCAGCCAGATCACTAACATTGATTTCGCGGGGGAGTCGACGGGCATTTCGTCCAGCCTACGATGTCATCCTGGCTTAGTTCGCGAAGAAAATCAGGATTGCGTCGGTCGCTTCCAAATTCCGCTTGGCGAGATCTTTCTTGTGCTGGACGGAGTTGGTGGCCGAAGTGGCGGGGCGCGAGCTTCGGCACTCGGACTTGAAGAGTATGGACGTTTTCTCGCTGGCCTGCCCGCTGAAACCGATCCGCTGGACGGTTTGCAACGAGCTACTACATGGGTCAAGGAGCGGCTGGAAGAAGCCAAAAGGTCCGGTCCACCGGCGATGCAGGAGATGGCATCGACCGTCGCGCTCGTACTGATCCACAAGGGAGTGGCATACACCGGACACATTGGAGATTCTCGGGTGTATCGAGTTCGAGGCGGCCAATGCACACAGCTGACACGAGACCATTCGGTAGTGGAGAGAATGATTGCCGAAGGCCTTCTCTCTGAGGAGCAGGCGCAGACGCATCCGAGCTCGCACATTTTGACGCGCAGCCTTGGCCAGCCTGGCGCATCGCTCGAACTATCCTCACATGAGGTTCGGGCGGGCGATGTGATGCTCCTCTGCTCCGACGGGCTCTGGGCATACGCACAAGCTGCTGCGGTGCAGCAGGCACTCGTCAAGCCAGGAGCAAGCACTCCATTCATCGCCGACGCGCTGCTTCATCTCGCCCTTGCGGGCGAAGCGGGAGACAATATCAGCGTGGTAGTGCTTCGAGCTGGAGAAGCGTGGAAGGAAGCAAATCGAGTACAACCCTGA
- a CDS encoding adenylate/guanylate cyclase domain-containing protein, translating into MNYSPAIWMVWRMAALIAKRDQTLIEPKHFLTTIFSLTTLRDSAHFEDPNTAPELAEVAKSFESFGLKANEILQRLQTPADVQHMMAMPSHPSSGAAISRSEICKRAFEQAGIAATEESISLARLRHLAGGFLMCSKELYPLFGITPATAAQLISSLLRPGSPAPAPPIPSPFAVSPNFHGPETRDIILHTLDANTVLESQINWSIVGPKFATLCELAWEAGPSGSMSTLLQALTEKILSFIPRATHGAILIVDPVTGDLDLKAHMPRGNVSLSKSSALQALKEKKAFIWQRQQNLSKTQFESHLESGVYAPIIADGRSFGVICLNSKSAASRLTAEDLFLAASLGHQIGLVLANRDLKAEVAQKIHVLERLMTNFSPQVRTYLIQRAQAGRLKLGGERSNVSILCADIRGFTLMAASMDTDDLLLLLNDYFAAMVECVFRHQGTIDKFIGDALLVVFGSPEAHPRHAEEAAKASIDMMEVTRAVSERRKAKGEKACEIGIGVHTGEVIHGFIGSVDRMEFTIIGDAVNMTTRYCAAAGLSEIIISPQIYEKLWRDLEVEPLEVATKHEGTLTAYKLLALRNPKG; encoded by the coding sequence ATGAACTACTCCCCCGCAATCTGGATGGTTTGGAGAATGGCCGCGCTAATCGCGAAACGCGACCAAACTCTTATCGAGCCGAAACATTTTCTTACCACTATTTTCTCTCTCACAACGCTGCGCGATTCTGCTCATTTCGAAGACCCAAACACGGCGCCGGAGTTGGCCGAGGTGGCCAAGTCGTTCGAATCATTCGGACTGAAGGCCAACGAAATCCTTCAACGCTTGCAGACGCCTGCAGACGTGCAGCACATGATGGCGATGCCATCACATCCATCCAGCGGTGCCGCAATCTCAAGATCAGAGATCTGCAAACGAGCGTTCGAACAGGCTGGCATCGCCGCAACGGAGGAATCGATCTCTCTCGCCCGTCTGCGCCATCTAGCTGGCGGCTTTCTCATGTGCAGCAAAGAGCTCTATCCCCTCTTTGGCATCACGCCGGCAACAGCTGCGCAGCTCATATCGAGCCTGTTGCGCCCGGGTTCTCCCGCCCCTGCTCCCCCAATTCCCTCGCCGTTTGCGGTTTCACCAAACTTCCACGGCCCCGAGACCAGGGATATCATCCTTCACACGCTGGATGCGAATACGGTTCTAGAATCCCAGATCAACTGGAGTATCGTGGGGCCGAAATTCGCCACGCTCTGTGAACTCGCCTGGGAGGCCGGTCCGAGCGGGAGCATGAGCACGCTCCTTCAGGCATTGACCGAGAAGATCCTTAGCTTTATTCCGCGAGCGACGCACGGTGCGATCCTGATTGTCGATCCCGTAACAGGTGACCTCGATTTGAAGGCGCACATGCCGCGTGGCAATGTCTCGCTGAGCAAATCGTCTGCGCTCCAGGCGCTCAAGGAGAAGAAGGCTTTCATCTGGCAGCGCCAGCAGAATCTAAGCAAGACACAGTTCGAGAGTCACCTGGAGTCCGGAGTTTATGCTCCTATCATCGCCGACGGCAGGTCGTTCGGAGTCATCTGCCTGAACTCGAAGAGTGCCGCATCACGGTTGACGGCGGAGGACCTCTTTCTCGCCGCATCGCTTGGACATCAGATCGGCCTTGTTCTCGCGAATCGCGACCTGAAAGCAGAGGTCGCGCAAAAGATCCACGTTCTTGAACGCTTGATGACGAACTTCTCGCCGCAGGTGCGCACGTACCTTATTCAACGCGCACAGGCTGGACGGCTCAAATTAGGCGGCGAGCGGTCGAATGTGTCGATCCTCTGTGCCGATATCAGAGGCTTCACCCTCATGGCTGCCAGCATGGACACCGACGATCTCCTCCTGCTGCTCAACGACTACTTCGCCGCGATGGTTGAATGTGTCTTTCGCCACCAGGGGACCATCGACAAGTTCATCGGCGACGCATTGCTTGTCGTCTTCGGAAGCCCGGAGGCTCATCCACGTCACGCCGAGGAGGCCGCAAAGGCGTCCATCGATATGATGGAGGTCACCCGGGCAGTCAGTGAGAGGCGCAAGGCGAAGGGCGAAAAGGCCTGCGAGATCGGCATCGGCGTCCACACGGGCGAGGTAATTCATGGCTTCATTGGCTCGGTCGATCGTATGGAGTTCACCATCATCGGCGATGCAGTGAACATGACAACGCGCTACTGCGCCGCGGCTGGATTGAGCGAGATCATCATCAGCCCGCAGATCTACGAAAAACTGTGGCGCGACCTTGAGGTGGAACCGTTGGAAGTCGCGACAAAGCACGAAGGCACCCTCACTGCTTATAAACTACTCGCTCTGCGTAACCCGAAAGGGTGA